Proteins encoded together in one Micromonospora kangleipakensis window:
- a CDS encoding metallopeptidase family protein, translating to MTSPEHRRPGSGRRTHRDRHGRGLRGRLVPATVPLARTKAEVFDDLVLDTVETLERRFAKELAGVEFAVEDVPPDLNVYDSDVLEDGEVPLARLLPGRPGRQEVPPRIVLYRRPLEFRAMDREDLADLVHDVIIEQVANLLGVDPDELA from the coding sequence ATGACGAGCCCGGAACACCGCCGCCCCGGCTCCGGCCGGCGCACCCACCGCGACCGGCACGGTCGAGGGCTGCGCGGGCGGCTGGTGCCGGCCACCGTGCCGCTGGCGCGGACCAAGGCGGAGGTCTTCGACGACCTGGTGCTGGACACGGTGGAGACGCTGGAGCGCCGCTTCGCCAAGGAGCTGGCCGGCGTCGAGTTCGCGGTCGAGGACGTCCCGCCGGACCTGAACGTCTACGACTCCGACGTGCTGGAGGACGGCGAGGTGCCGCTCGCCCGGCTGCTGCCGGGCCGCCCCGGGCGGCAGGAAGTGCCGCCGCGGATCGTGCTCTACCGGCGGCCGCTGGAGTTCCGGGCGATGGACCGCGAGGACCTCGCCGACCTGGTCCACGACGTGATCATCGAGCAGGTGGCGAACCTGCTCGGGGTAGACCCCGACGAACTGGCCTAA
- a CDS encoding DUF3499 domain-containing protein — protein MRSPRRCSRNGCPRQAVATLTYVYNESTAVVGPLAAFAEPHTYDLCEPHARNLTAPRGWDVVRHEGEFEPPPPTTDDLVALAEAVREAARPAPPRPPADDHDLHQNPPTGRRGHLRVIPPTH, from the coding sequence GTGAGGTCACCACGGCGCTGCTCCCGTAACGGCTGCCCCCGGCAAGCGGTCGCCACATTGACCTATGTCTACAACGAGTCGACAGCCGTGGTGGGCCCGCTCGCGGCCTTCGCCGAGCCGCACACGTACGACCTCTGTGAGCCGCACGCCCGCAACCTGACCGCCCCGCGCGGCTGGGACGTGGTCCGGCACGAGGGCGAGTTCGAGCCGCCGCCGCCCACCACCGATGACCTGGTCGCCCTGGCCGAGGCCGTCCGCGAGGCCGCCCGCCCGGCGCCGCCCCGTCCCCCCGCGGACGACCACGACCTCCACCAGAACCCCCCGACCGGCCGCCGCGGCCACCTCCGCGTAATCCCCCCCACCCACTAA
- a CDS encoding NAD(P)/FAD-dependent oxidoreductase has translation MRYQDLSYWLSSVDEPLSPRPALPGDADADVVIVGAGYTGLWTAYYLAAADPTLRITVLEKEIAGYGASGRNGGWCSALFPTSLPALARRHGRDRALAMQRAMQETVREVGRVVAAEGIDCDWQPGGTVVLARSAAQLGRARAAVDEAREYGLSDEDLVLLDADQATARCAADGVLGGTYTPHCAAVQPARLVRGLARAVERRGVTIFERTPVTAVRAGAAVTPAGVVRAPVVVRATEGFTPALPGQRRTVAPVYSLMVATEPLAEETWARIGLAERETFSDYRHVIIYGQRTADGRLAFGGRGAPYHFGSRTAPGYDREPRVFAALRRVLGELFPVLGPEVPVTQTWGGPLGVARDWAASVGLDRASGLAWAGGYVGDGVGTSNLAGRTLADLIRGAESDLTALPWVNHRSPRWEPEPLRWLAVNAGLRLMFSADEAELRTNRPSRRAAAFSRLLGH, from the coding sequence ATGCGCTACCAGGATCTGTCGTACTGGCTGTCCAGCGTGGACGAGCCGCTGTCCCCGCGCCCCGCCCTGCCCGGCGACGCCGACGCGGACGTGGTGATCGTCGGAGCCGGCTACACCGGGCTGTGGACGGCGTACTACCTGGCGGCGGCCGACCCGACGCTGCGGATCACCGTGCTGGAGAAGGAGATCGCCGGGTACGGCGCCTCCGGACGCAACGGCGGCTGGTGCTCCGCGCTCTTCCCGACCTCGCTGCCCGCGCTGGCCCGCCGGCACGGGCGGGACCGGGCCCTGGCCATGCAGCGGGCCATGCAGGAGACCGTCCGCGAGGTCGGCAGGGTGGTCGCCGCCGAGGGCATCGACTGCGACTGGCAGCCGGGCGGGACGGTGGTGCTGGCCCGCTCCGCGGCCCAGCTCGGCCGGGCCCGGGCCGCGGTCGACGAGGCCCGGGAGTACGGCCTCTCCGACGAGGACCTGGTGCTCCTCGACGCCGACCAGGCCACCGCGCGGTGCGCCGCCGACGGGGTGCTCGGTGGGACGTACACCCCGCACTGTGCCGCCGTGCAGCCGGCCCGGCTGGTCCGCGGGCTGGCCCGGGCGGTCGAGCGCCGTGGGGTGACCATCTTCGAGCGGACGCCGGTGACGGCGGTCCGGGCCGGCGCGGCGGTGACGCCCGCCGGGGTGGTCCGGGCGCCGGTGGTGGTCCGGGCGACCGAGGGCTTCACCCCCGCCCTGCCGGGGCAGCGCCGGACCGTCGCGCCGGTCTACTCGCTGATGGTCGCCACCGAGCCGCTGGCGGAGGAGACCTGGGCCCGGATCGGGCTGGCCGAGCGGGAGACCTTCTCCGACTACCGGCACGTCATCATCTACGGCCAGCGGACCGCCGACGGTCGACTGGCCTTCGGCGGGCGGGGTGCCCCGTACCACTTCGGCTCCCGCACCGCCCCCGGCTACGACCGGGAGCCGCGGGTCTTCGCCGCGTTGCGCCGGGTGCTCGGCGAGCTCTTCCCGGTGCTCGGGCCGGAGGTGCCGGTGACGCAGACCTGGGGCGGGCCGCTCGGCGTGGCCCGGGACTGGGCCGCCTCCGTCGGCCTCGACCGGGCGTCCGGGCTGGCCTGGGCCGGCGGGTACGTCGGCGACGGCGTCGGCACCAGCAACCTCGCCGGGCGTACCCTCGCCGACCTGATCCGGGGCGCGGAGAGCGACCTGACCGCGCTCCCCTGGGTCAACCACCGCTCCCCCCGCTGGGAGCCCGAGCCGCTGCGCTGGCTGGCGGTCAACGCCGGCCTCAGGCTGATGTTCTCCGCCGACGAGGCCGAACTCCGCACCAACCGCCCGTCCCGCCGCGCCGCCGCCTTCTCCCGCCTCCTCGGCCACTGA
- a CDS encoding pyridoxamine 5'-phosphate oxidase family protein has translation MVAPLTGGPGSDGAGSRDTGDRPRTVAPAAALSAGDRTDGAGTAAPAAAHSAGDRTDGARAVGGTSRTRVRRLPELAVHDRAALHAVLDAGRVGHLAIVDGDQPYALPVAYARDGDRVLVHGSTGSRLFRHLAAGAPACLTVTLLDGLVLARSAFASSMNYRCAMVLGTPTALDSAEKLAALERLSEHLLPGRGAVIRPPSAKELAATLVLALPLDECSVKVSAGPPDDSEDDLDRPVWAGVVPVVEAYGDPQPDPRLRHDLPPPEW, from the coding sequence ATGGTCGCGCCTCTGACCGGCGGGCCAGGGTCGGACGGGGCCGGTTCCCGGGATACCGGGGACCGGCCCCGCACCGTAGCCCCAGCCGCCGCGCTTTCCGCCGGGGACCGGACCGACGGCGCCGGGACCGCGGCCCCGGCCGCCGCGCATTCCGCCGGGGACCGGACCGACGGCGCCCGGGCCGTCGGTGGCACCTCCCGCACCCGGGTCCGGCGGCTGCCCGAACTCGCGGTCCACGACCGCGCCGCCCTGCACGCCGTCCTCGACGCCGGCCGGGTCGGGCACCTGGCCATCGTCGACGGCGACCAGCCGTACGCGCTGCCGGTGGCGTACGCCCGCGACGGGGACCGGGTGCTGGTGCACGGCTCCACCGGCAGCCGGCTCTTCCGGCACCTCGCCGCTGGCGCGCCGGCCTGCCTGACCGTCACCCTGCTCGACGGCCTGGTGCTGGCCCGCAGCGCCTTCGCGTCCTCGATGAACTACCGCTGCGCGATGGTGCTCGGCACGCCGACCGCGCTGGACAGCGCGGAGAAGCTGGCCGCGCTGGAACGCCTTTCCGAGCACCTGCTGCCCGGCCGGGGGGCGGTGATCCGGCCACCCTCGGCGAAGGAGCTGGCCGCCACGCTGGTGCTCGCGCTGCCGCTCGACGAGTGCTCGGTGAAGGTCAGCGCCGGACCGCCCGACGACTCCGAGGACGACCTCGACCGGCCGGTCTGGGCCGGCGTGGTGCCGGTCGTCGAGGCGTACGGAGATCCGCAGCCCGACCCGCGGCTGCGCCACGACCTGCCCCCACCGGAGTGGTGA
- a CDS encoding aspartate aminotransferase family protein, protein MANATDHLWMHFTRMASYSDGEVPTIVRGEGAYVWDSRGRRYLDGLAGLFVVNAGHGRTELAEAAAKQAAELAYFPLWSYAHPKAVELAEKIASLAPGDLNRVFFTTGGSEAVEAAWKLARAYFKRTGQPNKHKVVSRYIAYHGTSMGALSITGLPGIKSDFEPLVPGGIKVPNTNFYRAPEHGDSPEAFGRWAAEEIGRAIEREGPDTVAAVFLEPVQNSGGCFPPPPGYFERVREICDAYDVLLVSDEVICSWGRLGEYFGATRYGYQPDIITTAKGITSGYAPLGAMIASERLMEPFLTETGMFAHGVTFGGHPVSCAVALANLEVFAREDLVGHVRANEDAFRSTLEKLHDLPIVGDVRGDGYFYGIELVKDKATKATFDEAESERLLRGFLSTALFQAGLYCRADDRGDPVVQLAPPLIAEQQQFDEIEQILRGVLTEAWSRL, encoded by the coding sequence ATGGCCAACGCCACCGACCACCTCTGGATGCACTTCACCCGGATGGCCAGCTACTCCGACGGCGAGGTGCCGACCATCGTGCGCGGCGAGGGCGCGTACGTCTGGGACTCCCGCGGCCGCCGCTACCTGGACGGACTCGCCGGGCTCTTCGTCGTCAACGCCGGCCACGGCCGCACCGAGCTGGCCGAGGCGGCCGCCAAGCAGGCCGCCGAGCTGGCCTACTTCCCGCTCTGGTCGTACGCCCACCCCAAGGCGGTGGAGCTGGCCGAGAAGATCGCCTCCCTCGCCCCCGGCGACCTGAACCGGGTCTTCTTCACCACCGGAGGCTCGGAGGCTGTCGAGGCGGCGTGGAAGCTGGCCCGGGCCTACTTCAAGCGCACCGGCCAGCCGAACAAGCACAAGGTGGTCAGCCGCTACATCGCGTACCACGGCACCTCGATGGGCGCGCTGTCGATCACCGGCCTGCCCGGCATCAAGAGCGACTTCGAGCCGCTGGTTCCCGGCGGCATCAAGGTGCCGAACACCAACTTCTACCGCGCCCCCGAGCACGGCGACTCCCCCGAGGCGTTCGGCCGCTGGGCCGCCGAGGAGATCGGCCGCGCCATCGAGCGGGAAGGGCCGGACACCGTCGCCGCGGTCTTCCTGGAGCCGGTGCAGAACTCCGGCGGCTGCTTCCCCCCGCCGCCCGGCTACTTCGAGCGGGTCCGGGAGATCTGCGACGCGTACGACGTGCTGCTCGTGAGCGACGAGGTGATCTGCTCCTGGGGCCGGCTGGGTGAGTACTTCGGCGCCACCCGGTACGGCTACCAGCCGGACATCATCACCACCGCCAAGGGCATCACCTCCGGGTACGCCCCGCTCGGCGCGATGATCGCCAGCGAGCGGCTGATGGAGCCGTTCCTCACCGAGACCGGCATGTTCGCGCACGGGGTGACCTTCGGCGGCCACCCGGTCTCCTGCGCGGTGGCCCTGGCCAACCTGGAGGTCTTCGCCCGCGAGGACCTGGTCGGGCACGTCCGGGCCAACGAGGACGCCTTCCGGTCCACCCTGGAGAAGCTCCACGATCTGCCGATCGTCGGCGACGTCCGGGGCGACGGCTACTTCTACGGCATCGAGCTGGTCAAGGACAAGGCGACCAAGGCGACCTTCGACGAGGCCGAGTCCGAGCGGCTGCTGCGCGGCTTCCTCTCCACCGCACTCTTCCAGGCCGGCCTCTACTGCCGCGCCGACGACCGGGGCGACCCGGTGGTGCAGCTCGCCCCGCCGCTGATCGCCGAGCAGCAGCAGTTCGACGAGATCGAGCAGATCCTGCGCGGCGTGCTGACCGAGGCATGGTCGCGCCTCTGA
- a CDS encoding Lrp/AsnC family transcriptional regulator has protein sequence MNNRHLETGNGSRRVTVREGASHVLLDDVAKQIIEQLQEDGRRPYASIGKAVGLSEAAVRQRVQRLLDAGVMQIVAVTDPLQLGFPRQAMIGLRTDGDLETVADRLAGFEEIDYVVITAGSFDLLVEVVCRNDAHLLEILQKLRAVEGVLATEAFVYLKLRKQTYTWGTA, from the coding sequence ATGAACAACCGGCACCTGGAGACTGGCAACGGCTCGCGTCGCGTCACCGTGCGCGAGGGAGCCAGTCACGTTCTGCTCGACGACGTGGCGAAGCAGATCATCGAGCAGCTTCAGGAGGACGGCCGCCGCCCGTACGCGAGCATCGGCAAGGCGGTCGGCCTCTCCGAGGCGGCGGTCCGCCAGCGGGTGCAGCGCCTGCTCGATGCCGGAGTCATGCAGATCGTCGCGGTGACCGACCCGCTCCAGCTCGGCTTCCCCCGGCAGGCCATGATCGGGCTGCGCACCGACGGCGACCTGGAGACCGTGGCCGACCGGCTCGCCGGGTTCGAGGAGATCGACTACGTGGTCATCACGGCCGGCTCGTTCGACCTGCTGGTCGAGGTGGTCTGCCGCAACGACGCCCACCTGCTGGAGATCCTGCAGAAGCTGCGCGCCGTCGAGGGCGTGCTGGCGACCGAGGCGTTCGTCTACCTCAAGCTCCGCAAGCAGACCTACACCTGGGGTACGGCCTGA
- a CDS encoding polyamine ABC transporter substrate-binding protein — MRSPLRPLSRRGLLTGTLGSAALLATAGALTGCGTKGAQQTETGCKSDDLSATEKKLAFSNWPQYMDVDEKDESKRPSLDAFIAKSGIQVTYTEDVNDNNEFFGKVQNQLAGCQTTGRDIMVLTDWMAARMIRLGWIQKLDKAKMPNVEANLLPSLRNRSFDPDSQQAIPWQSGLAGLAYNAKVAKEIKTVDDLLTRPDLKGKVTALSEMRDTMGLLLQSNGHDPANFTAAQFDDALNKLKKAVESKQIRKFTGNDYAPDLAKGDIAACIGWSGDVIQLGFEDEKIKFVVPDSGVMLWSDNMLVPNKATHKANAEELMNYYYDPVVAAKLAAYVNYICPVKGAQAEMEKIDPELAANPLIFPDEAMLSKSKVFMALDEKQEKDYEAKFQQVIGA; from the coding sequence ATGCGTAGTCCCCTCCGGCCCCTGTCCCGGCGTGGTCTGCTCACCGGCACCCTCGGCTCGGCAGCGCTGCTGGCCACTGCCGGTGCGCTGACCGGTTGCGGCACGAAGGGCGCTCAGCAGACCGAGACCGGCTGCAAGAGCGATGACCTCTCCGCCACGGAGAAGAAGCTGGCCTTCTCGAACTGGCCGCAGTACATGGACGTCGACGAGAAGGACGAGTCGAAGCGCCCGTCGCTCGACGCGTTCATCGCCAAGTCCGGCATCCAGGTGACCTACACCGAGGACGTCAACGACAACAACGAGTTCTTCGGCAAGGTGCAGAACCAGCTCGCCGGCTGTCAGACCACCGGGCGGGACATCATGGTCCTCACCGACTGGATGGCGGCCCGGATGATCCGGCTCGGCTGGATCCAGAAGCTGGACAAGGCCAAGATGCCCAACGTCGAGGCCAACCTGCTCCCCTCGCTGCGCAACCGCTCCTTCGACCCGGACAGCCAGCAGGCCATCCCGTGGCAGTCCGGCCTCGCCGGCCTCGCCTACAACGCCAAGGTGGCCAAGGAGATCAAGACGGTCGACGACCTGCTCACCCGCCCCGACCTCAAGGGCAAGGTGACCGCCCTCTCCGAGATGCGGGACACCATGGGTCTGCTGCTCCAGTCCAACGGCCACGACCCGGCGAACTTCACCGCCGCGCAGTTCGACGACGCGCTGAACAAGCTCAAGAAGGCCGTGGAATCCAAGCAGATCCGCAAGTTCACCGGCAACGACTACGCCCCGGACCTGGCCAAGGGCGACATCGCCGCCTGCATCGGCTGGTCCGGCGACGTGATCCAGCTCGGCTTCGAGGACGAGAAGATCAAGTTCGTGGTGCCCGACTCCGGCGTGATGCTCTGGTCGGACAACATGCTCGTGCCGAACAAGGCCACCCACAAGGCCAACGCCGAAGAGCTGATGAACTACTACTACGACCCGGTGGTGGCCGCGAAGCTCGCCGCGTACGTGAACTACATCTGCCCGGTCAAGGGCGCGCAGGCCGAGATGGAGAAGATCGACCCGGAGCTGGCCGCCAACCCGCTGATCTTCCCGGACGAGGCGATGCTGTCGAAGTCCAAGGTCTTCATGGCCCTGGACGAGAAGCAGGAGAAGGACTACGAGGCCAAGTTCCAGCAGGTCATCGGAGCGTGA
- a CDS encoding ABC transporter ATP-binding protein produces the protein MGHETPAGDLRLANLTKRFGIFTAVDDLSLTIPQGSFFALLGASGCGKTTTLRMIAGLEEPTSGQVLLGDRDIARLRPYKRPVNTVFQSYALFPHLNVADNVAFGLRRRGIRQVSDQVRRMLALVQLEGYGDRRPAQLSGGQQQRVALARALINHPQVLLLDEPLGALDLKLRRQMQIELKRIQTEVGITFVHVTHDQEEAMTMADTVAVMNAGKIEQLGAPADIYEFPATAFVANFLGQSNLLAGEAGGTNGGDVLVSAHGGRFSVPAARARLDRGPVFLGVRPEKLHLVGTAAQVPAGHQHVGGVVTDASYVGVSTQYLVKTAWGSELSAFSANSGLGGQLPVGTPVVAYWDPRHAFLLPREPGEDDRTTPLLDEPVGVLP, from the coding sequence ATGGGACACGAGACACCGGCCGGCGATCTGCGGCTGGCCAACCTGACCAAGCGGTTCGGCATCTTCACCGCGGTCGACGACCTCAGCCTGACCATCCCGCAGGGCTCGTTCTTCGCCCTGCTCGGCGCCTCCGGCTGCGGCAAGACCACCACCCTGCGGATGATCGCCGGGCTGGAGGAGCCGACCAGTGGGCAGGTGCTGCTCGGTGACCGGGACATCGCCCGGCTGCGGCCGTACAAGCGGCCGGTGAACACCGTGTTCCAGAGCTACGCGCTCTTCCCGCACCTGAACGTCGCCGACAACGTGGCCTTCGGGCTGCGCCGGCGCGGCATCCGTCAGGTCTCCGACCAGGTTCGGCGGATGCTCGCGCTGGTGCAGCTCGAAGGGTACGGCGATCGGCGGCCCGCCCAGCTCTCCGGCGGGCAGCAGCAGCGGGTCGCGCTGGCCCGCGCCCTGATCAACCACCCGCAGGTGCTGCTGCTGGACGAGCCGCTCGGCGCGCTCGACCTCAAGCTGCGCCGGCAGATGCAGATCGAGCTGAAGCGGATCCAGACCGAGGTCGGCATCACCTTCGTCCACGTCACCCACGACCAGGAGGAGGCCATGACCATGGCCGACACCGTCGCGGTGATGAACGCCGGGAAGATCGAGCAGCTCGGCGCCCCCGCCGACATCTACGAGTTCCCGGCCACCGCGTTCGTGGCGAACTTCCTCGGCCAGTCCAACCTGCTCGCCGGCGAGGCCGGCGGGACGAACGGCGGCGACGTCCTGGTCTCCGCGCACGGCGGGCGCTTCTCGGTGCCCGCCGCGCGGGCCCGCCTCGACCGGGGGCCGGTCTTCCTCGGGGTACGCCCCGAGAAGCTGCACCTGGTCGGAACCGCCGCCCAGGTGCCGGCCGGCCACCAGCACGTCGGCGGCGTGGTGACCGACGCCTCCTACGTCGGGGTGAGCACCCAGTACCTGGTGAAGACCGCCTGGGGCAGCGAGCTGTCGGCGTTCTCCGCCAACAGCGGCCTCGGCGGCCAGCTCCCGGTCGGCACCCCCGTGGTGGCGTACTGGGATCCGCGGCACGCCTTCCTGCTCCCCAGGGAGCCGGGCGAGGACGACCGCACCACCCCGCTGCTCGATGAGCCGGTGGGTGTCCTGCCATGA
- a CDS encoding ABC transporter permease encodes MTALAHVPAGSGQSAPPPAPRRGRYRLLPYLLLLPGAAWLLIFFALPLLQLAAASLYDRNDSLATGYAPALEIGNYWDALQAYWPQFARSFIYSAIALVLALLMGYPLAYAIAQKAGRWKNLLLVAVVAPMFTSFLVRTLAWKTILSDNGWVVGLLRDVHLLGPDGRLLATPTAVVLGLTYNFLPFLVLPLYASLERLDYRLLEAASDLYASPLRAFQKVTLPLSMPGLIAGTLLFFIPATGDYINAELLGTPNEYMIGNVIDSAFLVRLDYPQGAALSFLLMAAILAVVFLYLLKAGTEEVL; translated from the coding sequence ATGACCGCCCTCGCGCACGTACCGGCCGGGTCGGGGCAGTCGGCGCCACCGCCGGCGCCCCGGCGCGGGCGGTACCGGCTGCTGCCGTACCTGCTGCTGCTGCCGGGCGCGGCCTGGCTGCTGATCTTCTTCGCCCTGCCGCTGCTCCAACTCGCCGCCGCCAGCCTCTACGACCGGAACGACTCGCTCGCCACCGGGTACGCGCCGGCCCTGGAGATCGGCAACTACTGGGACGCCCTGCAGGCGTACTGGCCGCAGTTCGCCCGGTCGTTCATCTACTCGGCGATCGCGCTGGTGCTGGCCCTGCTGATGGGCTATCCGCTGGCGTACGCGATCGCGCAGAAGGCCGGCCGGTGGAAGAACCTGCTGCTGGTCGCCGTGGTCGCGCCGATGTTCACCAGCTTCCTGGTCCGTACGCTGGCCTGGAAGACCATCCTGTCGGACAACGGCTGGGTGGTCGGGCTGCTGCGCGACGTGCACCTGCTCGGACCGGACGGCCGGCTGCTGGCCACCCCGACCGCGGTGGTGCTCGGCCTGACGTACAACTTCCTCCCCTTCCTGGTGCTGCCGCTGTACGCGAGCCTGGAGCGGCTGGACTACCGGCTGCTCGAGGCGGCGAGCGACCTCTACGCCAGCCCGCTGCGCGCGTTCCAGAAGGTCACCCTGCCGCTGTCGATGCCCGGCCTGATCGCCGGCACGCTGCTCTTCTTCATCCCGGCCACCGGTGACTACATCAACGCCGAACTGCTCGGCACCCCGAACGAATACATGATCGGCAACGTCATCGACTCGGCGTTCCTGGTCCGGCTGGACTACCCGCAGGGCGCGGCCCTGTCGTTCCTGCTGATGGCGGCGATTCTCGCGGTGGTCTTCCTCTACCTGCTCAAGGCCGGCACGGAGGAGGTGCTCTGA
- a CDS encoding ABC transporter permease has product MRISRWLADRWVMGVALLVLGYLSLPILVVAGLSFNRPSSRLSYDFHEFTLDNWTHPCATSDMCDAVVRSVQIGFIATVVSTVLGTLMAFALVRHRFTGRSGINVLIFLPMATPELVMGTSLLALFVWSDGQLRATFGFGIPQGFWTIVIAHVMFCVSFVVVTVKARLAGMDRRLEEAAMDLYASEWQTFRRITLPLVLPGIVAAALLAFSLSFDDFIITNFNAGTTVTFPMYVWGAAQRGIPPQVNVIGTAMFVIALLLVGVSSLRGRRAKRLS; this is encoded by the coding sequence ATGAGAATCTCGCGTTGGTTGGCCGACCGGTGGGTGATGGGCGTCGCCCTGCTGGTCCTCGGCTACCTCTCGCTGCCGATCCTCGTGGTGGCCGGCCTCTCCTTCAACCGCCCCTCCAGCCGGCTCTCCTACGACTTCCACGAGTTCACCCTCGACAACTGGACGCACCCCTGCGCCACGTCGGACATGTGCGATGCCGTGGTCCGCAGCGTGCAGATCGGCTTCATCGCCACCGTGGTCTCCACGGTGCTCGGCACGCTGATGGCGTTCGCCCTGGTCCGGCACCGGTTCACCGGCCGCTCCGGGATCAACGTGCTGATCTTCCTGCCGATGGCCACCCCGGAACTGGTGATGGGCACCTCGCTGCTCGCCCTCTTCGTCTGGTCGGACGGCCAGCTCCGGGCCACCTTCGGCTTCGGCATCCCGCAGGGGTTCTGGACCATCGTCATCGCGCACGTGATGTTCTGCGTGTCGTTCGTGGTGGTCACCGTGAAGGCCCGCCTCGCCGGCATGGACCGGCGGCTGGAGGAGGCCGCGATGGACCTCTACGCCAGCGAGTGGCAGACCTTCCGGCGGATCACCCTGCCGCTGGTGCTGCCCGGCATCGTGGCCGCCGCGCTGCTCGCCTTCTCGCTCAGCTTCGACGACTTCATCATCACGAACTTCAACGCCGGCACCACCGTCACCTTCCCGATGTACGTCTGGGGCGCCGCGCAGCGTGGCATCCCGCCGCAGGTGAATGTCATCGGCACGGCGATGTTCGTGATCGCGCTGCTGCTGGTCGGCGTCAGCTCGCTGCGTGGCCGGCGGGCGAAGCGTTTGTCATGA
- a CDS encoding NAD(P)/FAD-dependent oxidoreductase, translating into MKLPHTGRALADAAPVPYWLDRPERPDPLPPLTGTHTADLLVVGGGYAGVWTALLAKQTDPARDVLLVDAGTCGWAASGRNGGFCAASLTHGLANGVDRFPGEIDELERLGRENLDGIAATVAKYGIDCDFERTGELAVAVEPYQLAGLAEDAELARRYGHDVRLLERDEVRAEVDSPTYLGGMWDRDRVAMLDPAKLAWGLRRACLDLGVRIHEHTRVTGLRRDGAALRLATAGAADAAPGSVRARQVALATNAFPPLLRRLRAWLVPVYDYALMTEPLTPEQRKAIGWENRQGLADTGNQFHYYRITTDGRILFGGYDAVYHYGNRIAPELEQRTATFTALAEHFHTTFPQLEGLRFSHRWGGVIDTCTRFCPFFGTAYEGRLAYTAGFTGLGVGATRFGARVMLDLLGGEETPLTRLDLVRSKPLPFPPEPFRATGINLTRWSLARADAREGRRNLWLRTLDHLGLGFDS; encoded by the coding sequence ATGAAACTCCCGCATACCGGCCGGGCGCTGGCCGACGCGGCGCCCGTGCCGTACTGGCTCGACCGCCCGGAACGCCCCGACCCGCTGCCGCCGCTCACCGGTACGCACACCGCCGACCTGCTGGTCGTCGGCGGCGGGTACGCCGGGGTCTGGACCGCCCTGCTCGCCAAGCAGACCGACCCGGCCCGCGACGTGCTCCTGGTCGACGCCGGCACCTGCGGCTGGGCGGCGTCCGGGCGCAACGGCGGCTTCTGCGCCGCCTCGCTCACCCACGGGCTGGCCAACGGCGTCGACCGCTTCCCCGGCGAGATCGACGAGCTGGAACGGCTCGGCCGGGAGAACCTGGACGGCATCGCCGCCACGGTCGCCAAGTACGGCATCGACTGCGACTTCGAACGCACCGGCGAGCTGGCGGTGGCCGTCGAGCCGTACCAGCTCGCCGGGCTCGCCGAGGACGCCGAACTGGCGCGTAGGTACGGCCACGACGTCCGCCTGCTCGAACGGGACGAGGTCCGCGCCGAGGTGGACTCACCGACGTACCTCGGCGGGATGTGGGACCGGGACCGGGTGGCCATGCTCGACCCGGCGAAGCTGGCCTGGGGGCTGCGTCGGGCCTGCCTGGACCTCGGCGTGCGGATCCACGAGCACACCCGGGTCACCGGCCTGCGCCGCGACGGCGCGGCGCTGCGGCTCGCCACGGCCGGCGCCGCCGACGCCGCCCCGGGGAGCGTTCGCGCCCGGCAGGTCGCGCTCGCCACCAACGCGTTCCCGCCGCTGCTGCGCCGGCTGCGGGCCTGGCTGGTCCCGGTGTACGACTACGCGCTGATGACCGAGCCACTGACGCCCGAGCAGCGGAAGGCCATCGGCTGGGAGAACCGGCAGGGGCTCGCCGACACCGGCAACCAGTTCCACTACTACCGGATCACCACCGACGGCCGGATCCTCTTCGGCGGGTACGACGCGGTCTACCACTACGGCAACCGGATCGCGCCCGAGCTGGAACAGCGGACGGCCACCTTCACCGCCCTCGCCGAGCACTTCCACACCACCTTCCCGCAGTTGGAAGGCCTCCGCTTCAGCCACCGCTGGGGCGGGGTCATCGACACCTGCACCCGGTTCTGCCCGTTCTTCGGCACCGCCTACGAGGGCCGACTGGCGTACACCGCGGGGTTCACCGGGCTCGGCGTCGGGGCGACCCGGTTCGGCGCCCGGGTGATGCTCGACCTGCTCGGCGGCGAGGAGACCCCGCTGACCCGGCTCGACCTGGTGCGCAGCAAACCGCTGCCGTTCCCGCCGGAGCCGTTCCGCGCCACCGGCATCAATCTCACCCGCTGGTCGCTCGCCCGCGCCGACGCGCGCGAGGGCCGGCGCAACCTCTGGCTCCGTACGCTCGATCATCTTGGTTTGGGGTTTGATTCCTGA